A region of Aquarana catesbeiana isolate 2022-GZ linkage group LG08, ASM4218655v1, whole genome shotgun sequence DNA encodes the following proteins:
- the LOC141106384 gene encoding mannose-binding protein C-like has translation MSIMKLLGLLLLHVALVTPATQICQNPDENGYTIIKCGAPGKDGLPGLNGSNGAKGETGKQGPPGLQGIAGPPGPKGERGDNGEQGPQGPKGERGDSMGPAIENIKLQMTALDSRLRDLQSNLGKQEKVFSFGKEIARSSNKIYIMNRLEVTYDEAKTICASGGGQLAVPRTQEENQAILSLRKKVQTHTFMGINDIQIEGNFRDLSGQVITYFNWRAGEPSNLNNNEDCVEMWDDGGWNDENCASKRFFVCEF, from the exons ATGTCAATTATGAAGCTTCTTGGTCTACTTTTGCTCCATGTGGCATTAGTGACTCCAGCAACACAGATATGCCAAAACCCTGATGAGAATGGCTACACAATCATCAAATGTGGAGCTCCCGGCAAGGACGGTCTACCAGGCCTGAATGGGTCAAATGGAGCAAAGGGGGAAACGGGTAAACAAG GTCCTCCTGGATTACAAGGAATTGCCGGACCACCTGGACCAAAAGGGGAAAGAGGAGACAATGGGGAGCAAG GACCACAAGGACCAAAAGGGGAAAGAGGAGACAGCATGGGTCCAG CTATTGAAAATATTAAATTGCAAATGACTGCTCTGGATTCACGGTTGAGAGATCTGCAATCAAACCTTGGGAAGCAGGAAAAAG TTTTTTCATTTGGAAAAGAGATTGCTAGAAGCAGCAACAAAATCTATATTATGAATCGTTTAGAAGTCACTTACGACGAGGCCAAAACAATTTGTGCCAGTGGCGGAGGTCAGTTGGCCGTACCCCGGACCCAAGAAGAAAACCAAGCCATTCTCTCCCTCCGCAAAAAGGTCCAAACGCACACATTCATGGGTATAAACGACATACAGATTGAGGGTAACTTTAGAGATCTGTCTGGACAAGTCATTACATACTTCAACTGGCGCGCAGGTGAACCCAGCAACCTTAATAACAATGAGGACTGCGTGGAAATGTGGGATGATGGAGGGTGGAATGATGAGAATTGCGCAAGCAAACGTTTTTTCGTTTGTGAGTTTTAA